In Candidatus Jettenia caeni, the DNA window TACTCTTTGCTACATCTTCACCAAAATTGGGCGCTCTCCATTCTTTATCCTCAGGAATATACCCTACCGCCCATTGATTCAGGTTCTTCTTTGCAGATGCCTCAAAAATAGTATCACCTTCATACACACCGTACGGGGATAATTTCTCATCTTTCTCATCGGTATACCAGGTATTTTCACCGTTATCGATGAGCTTTAACGTCTTAACATCCCATGATTGGGGGTATCCACCGTATGGCTTCGTTTCCACATTGTTCCACCACATGTATTCCTGTCCCTTATTATACGTCCATGCGCTCTTACAAGCCATGGTACAAGTCTGACAGGCAATACACCTATTGATGTTAAATATTGCTGCAAACTGCTTTTTTGGTCTGGATTCAAAATAGGGATACTCCATACGTCTCCCTAGATGCCAGTTATGTACTAGTGTCATTTTTTTAATCCTCCTTAACTTTATTTTCCACAGAGTAAACTATTGCCAAGCAACCTTTTCCAGCGTTGCAGGATGCCATTGAGTAGATATGTTTTTTTGTCCGTTCCTATCCTTTTCCGCACCATTCCATACAGCCATGTTAAAAAAGGTTTTTCCACCAGGAACAAATTGCACATCATGAGGATCTTCTGTTATCAACGGACGATACATAATTACAGTCCATACACCATCTTCGTATTTACTACATCCATTTACATCCTGATGGTCCTGAGTGGTAAGGGTACCAAAGCCTTCTGCATTCAAATCCTCTACGGATCTTCCCCTTCCAGGCTGAGAGAGCAAATTGTGTGCTGCCCTACCACCGGACAAAACTGCAACACTGGTTATTAAGTCCCTGTGGTAATATACACTGTATGGATTAGTATTAAAATCATCATGCATATTCGGATATTGCGCCTCAACATCCTCTAATTCACCCTTCACAAGTAAATCAGCATCCCAGTCCGATTTCCAGTGCCAAAGATTTGTCGGTTTCTCTCTATCTCCCATCCTCGGACTAAAATGTTCTGCCGGTGTTATTTCTACAGCGCCCAAAGGAAACATCAAAGCAACGGCGTCTCTGAATTCCTGAGCAGCAATCGCCCTTGCATTCTTTGTTGGATCGCTCCACGTAATTTGAAAGTAAATCATCATCCCATCATGAATTGCCTTTACCTCTGCGCTATTTATAGAACCTCCACCATTTGGAAATGCCTTATCTTGTATTTGCAACCCAATATTAACTCCCGAAGCTTCTTTGAACGAACCTCTTAGCGATTCAACATCCATATGATACGGTTTTTCCACCGGCACATACTTTACGGTCAAAACATCCTTTGCAGGAGTAAATTCTTCTTCGCTCATCCCTTTAACCCCTGGCGCTGTTTCCTCAGCTGCGTATACCGTAGCGCTAAGCAAAGCACAGCTTAGGAGGGTTAAACCATATCTCTTTAACATCCTATAACCTTTCATCATTTCCCTCTCCTCCTCTAAAAACTTCATTTTCAACTATTTTTAAATAGATTTATATCTTCATTTCTCTTATTGAGTACGTTACGAAAAGAAATCACATTAATTCCACTTTCCTCCTTCCCACTACTGTAATTAAATTTTGATAAATCAAAAATTTTTACAGGTTTAGACAAAATTCATTAATGCAGCAAAATATGTTCCATTTCCTAAAACCAACACATCCTTAAGTAAAGCACCTTTACTATGTTATTTCAGTATAAACATATTAACTATTCTTGCTATTTAAAAAATTCCATAATAAAACCACCTCTTACTGAAATAAATAATGCATAACTGAAATATAGATTAAGAAATTGAAACGAACAAGAGATTCACAATCTTTTCTAATTTTGCTATATCTATTTGGTGATAGTTCATCTTGATGTTTAGTATTAACTTCCATATCAACTAGTGGATTGGAAACCAATGAGGACATAATAACGCACACATCTCGAGGTAGATATAAACGATGGTTAGCTGATAGCTATATTTATATCCAAAAAAATCAACACTTCCTGAATTAAAACTGGTTCATTTTACACCAGGTAGTATCTTACTAAGTCTTATGTAACATACTGTCGCCCATAAGCCCGGCTTTCGCCTTATTGACAACCTCCACAGTTATTTCACAATATCCCTTCTCCTGCGCAAATTCCTCAATTTTCTTTCTGACAACTCCTCTGATAAAGGGAGGGATACGTTCTGTTTGCTCTTGAGCCTCATCTGTCCAAATTACTAATTTATGCCCCTTTCCAACAGATTCTGTACAAAGCTCCTGATCTCTGTCAATCGATTTTAACTCACCATTTTCTTCCATTGGTAGATTATAGGAACTCATAGCAAAAACATTCTCTTTCTCAGGCACAATCCTACTATCTGAAAAATTCATTGCGTTTTCTGATTTTACCCCTGCATTCTCACCTATAAGTAATATATTACATGGCGCCAACCTTAACAGATTTTCAGTAGTACCACCAATATCCAAGCCATTCGTATTGTGGATACCAGTACGTCCTAAAATTAACAGTGAGGGCTTTTCATTATGGATATACTTTATTATCTGATCATACGGCTTACCATCCATAAGTATTGTATTGATCTTCACGCCACGACCTTCTGCTATACATTTTGCCTGATCCAGATGATTCTGATATATTTTTGCTAATCCCTTGTCGATAATCTCTTCATGGAGCGTTTCCTGTTCCTTAAATCTGAAAATTTGGCCTGCCTCTTTTGAAAGCACCTTTGCAATACTCTCAAAAGCAACACGATGATAATGCGGATCAAAAACAGATACGGCATCAATAGTGAGATCGAACATTTGAGCAAACGTGAGTGCGGCTTTAACACCAGAAAAAGATGCGGGGCTACCATCAACCGCAACTACAACCTTTCCTTCCAAACGTTTATTTTTCACCACAAGAATATCTGTTTTGGCACGCCTGATAACACGTTCACAAACACTACCAACTACGCTAGTATCTACTGCTGCTAAACCCAGAGCCCCCAGAATAAGTAAATCATAACAACCTTTCTGTACCTCTTTACTAATCTCATAGTAATTTTTGCCTTCCAGCAAGAGTTCTTCATGAGTCACCGAAGCTTTGAGGCACTTATTTTTAAATACATCAAGATACGATTCAGAAATCAACTTCAGCCCCATATTAATCAACGAAGTATGAAGCTCTCTTTGCCGGTGAAGAACTTTTTCGTCTTGATATTGCTGTGGTAAACCCTTCTCCATATCGCGGAATCGCTTTTGATGCAGAGAAGCATCATAGACATGACATCCGATTAAATGAGAATGAAGTTTTCTCGAAAGGTCAATTCCCAAATCGATACAAAAATTTGAATGACATGAATTATCAATTGCAATAAATATTTTCTTATACATAAAAATGTTTCTTTGAGTTTTAAAAATTATACTGTTTCACTCTTGAGTTTTTTCAACTCACTAATAGCCCCTATAGCTAATGCAATAGTGACCACGCCCACAAATGCCCATCGAACCGATGTCTTAAAAATAGTATCTTTTGCTTCTTCAACAATCTGTTCCTTTGCAGCAACAACGGGTTTCTCCGTTGTTTGCGTAGAGAGACTTCGTATATAAGCCACCAATTCCTTAATCCTTTTTTCAGTTAAAGTATGGCCCCAGGGAGGACAAAGATTTGATTTATCGACAGATTTAGATCCATCCGTAATAGACTTTATAAGTTGGTCATCTGTCCTTTTGCTCATATAATCGAGATCTGTTAAATTTCTCGGTTTAGGTTTTAAATCTATGGTAAAAAATGTCCCATCACCTTTCCCTTTCGTTCCATGACAGGGCGAACAATAATATTCAAAGGTTTTTTTTGGTGAAAGCAAAAACACCTGGTCTCGCGGTGAAACATCCAAACCATTTGCAATGTTATATGCACTAATCACCACACTTACAACAAATACCGGTAAAATCATAATCTTTTTACCAAATGAAAAATATCCCATTATTTACCTTCCTCTTTCTTCTTCACGTGGTCCACTAAAAAACCTACCATAGCCTTTAATTCATCTTCAGATAAATTAAAGTTCGGTTCTAAAGCTTGTGGATTTGCTTGCTGCGGATTTTTTATGTGACTTAATATATACGCTGGTTGTAATCGATCTCCAACAGTAGCAAGGTTTGGACCAACCACCCCACCTCCTTTAGTTCCTTCAGCATGACAGGTATTACAACCCTTATCATAAAATAATTTTTCACCCATGGAAACTATTTCCGGAGAAGGCGCCTCACCCTTAAAAACATCCTGTGGAAGCTCTTTATTAAGTAAATACTTATCCATAAATTCAGTAGCAACTTTCGCATCTTCTTCGATTAAGTTAAACTTTGGCATTTGCTGACTTAAAGGGCGTATAATATCCGGCGCTTGTAAAAATTCTTGTTCCCACCCCATTTTAATCTTATTACCAACGAACGTTAAATTAGGGGCATACGTTCCGCCCTTTTCCTGTATCCTGTGGCAAGCCAAACAACGTATTTCATAGAGAAGTTTTTCAAAGCCTGCCAAATTATCCCGTTTCTTTTCCACAACCGGCATCAATTCCGGGATACCTTTTACATCATGACAAACAAAACATCTGGCTTTTTCAACTATATCCCTTCCTTTTTCAGCCAGCGCATTATCTTTTCTTATGCTACTAAACTCCTTTTCCGTTAACACCTGAATCTCCTGCTGTTCTGGTTTCGCCTCTGTAGTCTCTTCTTCATCTGCTTCTTCAGGCATAAACTGGGTATCACGCATAATAAATTCAACAATATCTCTTATCTCGCTATCAGAAAATCGGAATTGCGCCATCATAGTATCCGGGAAATGACTCTTCGTGTTTTTCAGCCAGTCATACAACCAATTTCTGTTTATCTTTGTTGTAATCTCACCTAAATCTGGTCCTACACCCACATTGCCGCCAACACTTTTAATAGGATGACAAATCGTACACCGAGCACGGCCCCACACACCTTTTCCACTATTATAAATCTTGTCCATCTTATCATATTCGTCATCTGAAAGTTCGTCATCCTTTTTCAGCAAAAATGCATCCCAGGCCACCTGTGGAACCTCTTTATCTGCAATACTACTCAAATAAACAATAACAGCCTTAATTTCCTCAAAGTTTAAACCAAGATCCGGCATTTTTGCATTTGGTACTACTTTTTTTGGATTAGCAATCCACCGGGATATCCATTCCACCTTAGCCTTATTCACAACATTTACCAGTGGCGGCCCATTTTTAATCCTCTTATAAGGGTCTTCAAGCTCAAAGGGAAGAACCGTCCATTGCTCTGGAATCCGGTATTTTTTGTCTAAATCTAAATAGATCTGATCTATTTTTCGCTCTTGTCCAAAAGAATTACTTAGAAATGCCATCAATGACAGGCCAACCATAGCAAGGGAAGCCAGCATTGTTCTCCGGGGTAAGCAGACCATTGATCTTATTCTCATACAAACTCCTTAACAAGAAATATTATCTCTGAGTGATTCTTAACTTTAGAATTCATCTTCATTTCAATTTATTCATTTTCTTCTAGTTTTGGTGGAAACCTACGTAACCTAGCAATAAACCAGAGTTCAACACTTGCTCCCATGATGATAGCAACTAATACATAAACAAAAATGGTCCTCGGTACAGGTTTTTCCAGCAAAACATAATACCATGCTGAGACGGATTTTTGAGCACCGGTATCACTATTAGAACCATCCCACGCCGCTAATGCCACAGGAATCAATTTGCCAGTCTCAAATTGAATATCCCCCTTTACATCATCTGTTTTAAGAGACCTTTTCAAGACAACCTTCCATCTTCCATTCTGATAAACACCTTTTCCACTTACATTTTGACTCTCAGGTGGCTGAGTTGTTACATTTTTAAAACTCTTGGCATTTAACTCGCTTACTTCTCCAGATTCTGTTTCCGGGGCCTCAATAATAGCGCCAAAACCCTCATGCCAGTACGCCTTCCATGACCACAAATTCACTGCCCCACTGGAATCCCCCATTGCAAAATAGGGTTTCTTTAATGATTCAGGGATTTTCGTTGGAAATTGCACAGAAACCCCATCACGAAAAACATCCTCCTGCTTATTCGTAGCATCATCCCATTCAAGCAAAAACATGATTTCATCCTTGTTATACATCGCCCTAACGTTAATTGCATCGATTGAGGGTGTCCATAACCGGGGAGTTGCAATAATTTGTCCAGCTAATGGAATCTCAACTGGGGTTGCCTTGTCCCAATAATTGTCTGAAGCATCAACTGGTAACTGATCATCTTCTACTAATTTTGCTTTAATTACTACGTCCGAAACCATGTCTTTTGCTATACTTTTCACATAATGGGCAACATGCCAACGATCTTCATCAGCAAGTTTTTCTAAATAAGAGCCCATGGGAGTTTCATTGAAGCCGGTTGAGACCGTACGATAAATATCTTCTATTGTATTACCACCTTTGAAGAGCCACCCCTTGGTTAAATCCCTGGCCCGATAGGGTAAATTCCATTCCGATTGCAAAGCAACAGTTAATGGTCCGTTCCCTCTCCCATCTTCTCCATGGCATTCAAAACACCTCATCTCTTTAAACAACTCTTGCCCTCTCGCTACACTTTCAGGCGTTGATGCAACACTTCCAACAGATACCGTTTTGATTGCATCACTTTTTCTAAACTGATCATTAAATGTCTTAATGTAATAAAGAACTTGCCAGCGCTCTGTCTCACTAATAGTATACCAAAAGGGCATAGCAGTTCCTTCTATACCGCTTGTAATAATTCGAAATAAATCTTCATCAGTTGGAACCGAACCAAAAGCGGTGGAGCGAACCTTGTACTCATTCCTGGTAAAATTCCTTGGTTTTGGAAACATTGTTTTAGCGGCAGGCCCATCGCCTTTACCCTCAATCCCATGGCAATACCAGCATCTTTTTTCATAAATCTTTTTTCCTTCAGCGGTAGCATCTGGCGTCTCAGGTAATTTGGGAGGTACTTCGTGTTTATACGTTCTAAACAAATGCGATGCCTGAGCAAATACATCTGAAGCAGTCCCAAAGACAATTGTGCATATTCCAATTAACCCAAAACCAACTAATACTTTTTTACATGCTTTTATCATAGTATTTATTTGCTCTTCTTCCCTTACTGTTTTTAAATAATGCTCTCATTACTGTTTAGATTAAATTAATTTAACCAAACTCGCTTTACTCAAGCTTTTCTCTTTGCCGAGGCATAACGCCTGCGGTATCGTATTCACCCATAATAATCATCCAAATTTCATCATCCTTTAAATCATCTTTCCACGAAGGCATCGCAGAGTCCCACGGTGTAGATTCCGAAGGAAGACCAGGAGCGCCTTCTTTAATACGCCAGAAAAGATAATTATCTACTACGGTTGCAATGGTTCCCGGATCCTGGAAATTAATAGGCCTCAGCCGAAACGAATTAGCAAACGGACCGTTACCGTCAGCTTTTGAACCATGACAGGGACGGCAATATGTCTGAAAAAGTATTTTTCCTTCTTCGATACTTTTCCTCTGAGTATCAGCATCCTTTTGCCGAAATGGATTTTCAAGTTTTTCAAATTCCTGAGGCAATGTCGGATGCTGGATCCTTAATTCTACAGGAGAGGCAGCGCCGGGAATTGACCAGGAATACACAAACCAACCTACAAGAACCGGAAATGAAACAAACAATAATTTCTGCAGCAACGATTTTATTATCGGCCCACGACTTGGCAGGAGAAAACTTAAAAAATCAGCAAACTTCTGATTACTGGTAGTTGCGTACACCAGTCCGGCCAAAACACCCATTATCATATACCACATCATCAAGGTACTTGGCGTGGGCATTGGATGACTTTTTGCCATCAAAATCTGAAAGACTTTTGGTGAAGCATATTTGAGAAACATGAACAAACAGATGACAGCCAGGATTACCCATATCATCAAAAATGCACTACGTTTTTTAGCCATTCATAATACTCCTAACTATTATTCCTTCGCATATACGACAACGTCTTTGATCTATTTTAGACTCTGTAAATAGGATACAACCCCGTAAAAATCCTTAACGCTCAACAATTCACTGATGTTTCCTGGCATGATCGAAACCTCCTGTTTTTTCATTTCCTCAATATCACCCTTCGGGATTACTACTTCTTCGATCTCGCCACTTTCTTCCTTCAATAATACAAGCTCCGTATCCGTCTCACTTTTTATTAATCCATTATAGGGAATTCCATCGGTTGTTATCACGTACATAGTCTCGTACCCCTTTACAATCTTCGCGCTAGGCGTTAAAATGGACTCTAAAAAATACTCCGGTGTTTGAATTGCACCTATACCGGTAAGCTCAGGTCCGACCTTCTTCCCTTTTCCATTCACAACGTGGCACTTTCCGCAGGTAACAGGACGTGTTTCATCGAAAAATACCTTTTCCCCTTCTTTCGCATCGACAACCATCGGAGGCACCCATGGCTTTACCTTCTTTTTTGATGCTTCAGGTATTTTATCCTTATACTTCATAAGAGCACCGATGTCTGCCTCCCCGCCTAAAGTTTGAAGATATGCAATTACCGCAAGTATTTTCTCGCGTGAGAGCATAATAGGCGGATCGAATACCTTGGGCATAATTTTATCATAACCCTTTACAATATACTTTTCCGGGTCAACAATGGATTCTATAAGATAATCCAATCCAGAAGCCATTCCCAATTCCTTTGCGCGTTCTTCTGCCCTCGATGCCAGGCCATCCTGATCAGGCCCTCTCGTAGCGCTTCCGCTTGTTCCTATCTTATGACACGTACTACATTGTCCATCCCCCCAAAATATCTTTTCTCCTGCCTCAGGGCTGACACCGCCTGCGGACTCCCCTCCCCCTGTACCAGAAAGTCCGGCCACATATATCGTGATATAAATATAAAACCCTATAACCGCTACTCCAAAAGCCGTAATTTTTAACATGCTTTTATTCATAAGTTCTCTATGCCTTCATTTTAACATCTTAAGATTTTACCAGATAAATCTTCTACGTTCTTAATTCACAACGTTTACATTGCACTCGATTGCAGCCATAATCCACCATACAGTTTAATGAGTATCGGTATATCCAGCCGCTATTCCTTCTGGCTTACTCTCATACTCATAATCCTTCACTTTTTCCTTCTCTTTTTTATCTCCCAAATTAGCCAACCAGAACACGAAAGCAACCAAACCCAGGAATAGAGCTACGATCAAACCGACAATTCTTCCCATATATGCCAGAGTCGGAGTGTACGCCCATTGCGATGTATCTTGTAAAACACCGTAAATATGCCAATCCATCCGCAAACCTGAACGTATGAAACCCATTAAACCCATCAGAATAACAATAACCACACACAAAAGTATCAGGGCATATTGAGATCTGACCGGCATTTTTCCCCATACAATACCTCCCACAAGTTTCGCTTTGCGGAAAATAAAGACGTCTGTAATAGCATTCATGATCAAGCAACTCATCACAATGGCAACCTGCGTTACCGATAAGTATCGCAATACCAGGTTTGCTTTCTGCATAACCTGGAAACCATAATACCAGAAGTAGAGCACTGCAATACATGCTGTCACGGCAAATAATATAGCCTGCCCTAACTTTCCTTTGTTCTTAAAAGTCAGGAAAGCAGCCAGACACACAAAGAAAGACTGGATATAAAGCGCACCTATCAACGGCTTCACAAAGACTTTTATATTAGCCTCCAGCTCAACAAAATTGAGTGAAATCGCATAGGAGACCAACATCAATAAACAGAAAATCAATGCCGAGAATATCCCAATCTTACCAGCCTTTCCCTGTTCGGAAAACGGGATAATCTCTCCCTTGTTGCTTCGACGATAGATCAGGAATGAAAAAAAAGTCGCGAGAATGATCAGGTTAACAACAGCATTTTTTGCTGCCATGACCCCAAAGTATTTAGAGAATGGATGATACTGTTCACCGATCATAGCCCTTTCTTCACCACTCAAAGGAAGATTGTGAGGGGTTAACCACACAGCAAAACACATAAAGATAACAAATATGAGATATTTAATAAACTTGGTATATCGCTCCGAGCCTTTAATTCTTCCCATTCCAAGCCATAAATAATAATTTGCACCAATAAAGAGCATACCAATCAAGATGGCCTGGATAATAAATGTCCATGAGAAAGCACCACCCATCATAATATTACCCATTACCGGACTAGAACTATAGACTTCCCTTCCTAACCAATAACCAGCAAACGGAAGAGGAATAAGCGCCCCAACCCCTATAAAGTTTCCCACATAACCCATCCAATCATAGTGGGCTCTTTCTTCTTCCGTCTTTGCACCAAGGAATTTTACTGCCGCATATGCCCCAACCACAAAGCCGCCAAAACAGACATTAGCAATTAACCGATGAATGTTTACCGGCATCCAGAGCGGATTATATATAGCATGATATAAACTCACTAGTTTGCCCGTAGACGGGACAATACCAGCAGGGCTCATCATGTAGGTTGCCCATGAGTTTGTTAAAAACATCAGTCCTGTGCCAAAAAGATTCAACAAAACACCTAATGTTATATGGAACCATTTCTTTGCAGCAGTGCCTTTAAGGATCTCCCATGAGTAATAGTAGCCATAGAGCGTAAACGCCTCACCAAAAAACATCAATGCATAGACATACATAGTCGGTGCAAAGACATTTGTCATATGACCCATGAATTCCGGATATAAACCAAACAAGCAGAATCCAAGCAAACCACCCAATGATGCAGTTGTAGCAAATGCCGCAGACAATAGCTTGGTAAACTCTTTTGCCATCTTATCATACTTAACATCGCCACCTTTAAAACCGACAATTTCAACAATAACCGCAAAAATAGGGACGCCAAGCACAAATGCCGCGAACATAAGATGCAATTCCGATACAACCCAGACCACCACGCGGGAATCTATTCCAAAAAATGGACGGTATTGAACAGGACCTACTTCTTCTTCCTCCGCAGCAGTTGTTGTTCCAGCTCCCGCCGCAGCTTCCCCTTCAGGTACTTGGAGAGGAGCTGACGGCTGACTTCCCGCTTCAAATTGCGGTAATTCGACACCTGACGCAGCACTCTCACCCTCTTTCACCGTTTGCGCAAAAACATCTGGTGTAAATGCATCAAGAGATGAGATGGATGAAAAAAACAATGTAAGAAACAACAAAACAACAGCAAAAAAACTTCTTCTTGTAAACTGCAGTAATATCTTAAATTTATTCATTATCAGTGCGCCTTTTTAAACAAGTAATTTACACAAACCATAACCTATTGATCACTGTTATTTCTTTGTAAAAGCAAAATCTACCACAGCTTCTTCTTTCGATTTTACAGCAACATCACTGGTC includes these proteins:
- a CDS encoding putative cytochrome c gives rise to the protein MIKACKKVLVGFGLIGICTIVFGTASDVFAQASHLFRTYKHEVPPKLPETPDATAEGKKIYEKRCWYCHGIEGKGDGPAAKTMFPKPRNFTRNEYKVRSTAFGSVPTDEDLFRIITSGIEGTAMPFWYTISETERWQVLYYIKTFNDQFRKSDAIKTVSVGSVASTPESVARGQELFKEMRCFECHGEDGRGNGPLTVALQSEWNLPYRARDLTKGWLFKGGNTIEDIYRTVSTGFNETPMGSYLEKLADEDRWHVAHYVKSIAKDMVSDVVIKAKLVEDDQLPVDASDNYWDKATPVEIPLAGQIIATPRLWTPSIDAINVRAMYNKDEIMFLLEWDDATNKQEDVFRDGVSVQFPTKIPESLKKPYFAMGDSSGAVNLWSWKAYWHEGFGAIIEAPETESGEVSELNAKSFKNVTTQPPESQNVSGKGVYQNGRWKVVLKRSLKTDDVKGDIQFETGKLIPVALAAWDGSNSDTGAQKSVSAWYYVLLEKPVPRTIFVYVLVAIIMGASVELWFIARLRRFPPKLEENE
- a CDS encoding putative heme protein; protein product: MNKSMLKITAFGVAVIGFYIYITIYVAGLSGTGGGESAGGVSPEAGEKIFWGDGQCSTCHKIGTSGSATRGPDQDGLASRAEERAKELGMASGLDYLIESIVDPEKYIVKGYDKIMPKVFDPPIMLSREKILAVIAYLQTLGGEADIGALMKYKDKIPEASKKKVKPWVPPMVVDAKEGEKVFFDETRPVTCGKCHVVNGKGKKVGPELTGIGAIQTPEYFLESILTPSAKIVKGYETMYVITTDGIPYNGLIKSETDTELVLLKEESGEIEEVVIPKGDIEEMKKQEVSIMPGNISELLSVKDFYGVVSYLQSLK
- a CDS encoding putative nitrate oxidoreductase gamma subunit, whose amino-acid sequence is MMKGYRMLKRYGLTLLSCALLSATVYAAEETAPGVKGMSEEEFTPAKDVLTVKYVPVEKPYHMDVESLRGSFKEASGVNIGLQIQDKAFPNGGGSINSAEVKAIHDGMMIYFQITWSDPTKNARAIAAQEFRDAVALMFPLGAVEITPAEHFSPRMGDREKPTNLWHWKSDWDADLLVKGELEDVEAQYPNMHDDFNTNPYSVYYHRDLITSVAVLSGGRAAHNLLSQPGRGRSVEDLNAEGFGTLTTQDHQDVNGCSKYEDGVWTVIMYRPLITEDPHDVQFVPGGKTFFNMAVWNGAEKDRNGQKNISTQWHPATLEKVAWQ
- a CDS encoding putative cytochrome c, whose amino-acid sequence is MLASLAMVGLSLMAFLSNSFGQERKIDQIYLDLDKKYRIPEQWTVLPFELEDPYKRIKNGPPLVNVVNKAKVEWISRWIANPKKVVPNAKMPDLGLNFEEIKAVIVYLSSIADKEVPQVAWDAFLLKKDDELSDDEYDKMDKIYNSGKGVWGRARCTICHPIKSVGGNVGVGPDLGEITTKINRNWLYDWLKNTKSHFPDTMMAQFRFSDSEIRDIVEFIMRDTQFMPEEADEEETTEAKPEQQEIQVLTEKEFSSIRKDNALAEKGRDIVEKARCFVCHDVKGIPELMPVVEKKRDNLAGFEKLLYEIRCLACHRIQEKGGTYAPNLTFVGNKIKMGWEQEFLQAPDIIRPLSQQMPKFNLIEEDAKVATEFMDKYLLNKELPQDVFKGEAPSPEIVSMGEKLFYDKGCNTCHAEGTKGGGVVGPNLATVGDRLQPAYILSHIKNPQQANPQALEPNFNLSEDELKAMVGFLVDHVKKKEEGK
- a CDS encoding universal stress protein, translated to MYKKIFIAIDNSCHSNFCIDLGIDLSRKLHSHLIGCHVYDASLHQKRFRDMEKGLPQQYQDEKVLHRQRELHTSLINMGLKLISESYLDVFKNKCLKASVTHEELLLEGKNYYEISKEVQKGCYDLLILGALGLAAVDTSVVGSVCERVIRRAKTDILVVKNKRLEGKVVVAVDGSPASFSGVKAALTFAQMFDLTIDAVSVFDPHYHRVAFESIAKVLSKEAGQIFRFKEQETLHEEIIDKGLAKIYQNHLDQAKCIAEGRGVKINTILMDGKPYDQIIKYIHNEKPSLLILGRTGIHNTNGLDIGGTTENLLRLAPCNILLIGENAGVKSENAMNFSDSRIVPEKENVFAMSSYNLPMEENGELKSIDRDQELCTESVGKGHKLVIWTDEAQEQTERIPPFIRGVVRKKIEEFAQEKGYCEITVEVVNKAKAGLMGDSMLHKT